ctcgttgtcccgcatcatctgcgcagggatgtccttatccagtttcatgacgcccccacttccgggcacttaggcgtctccagaacttatgatcgcatacgacgacgctttttctggaagggcctttatcggtccgttcgccgctacgtaacatcttgtgacctgtgtcagcgtcggaagaaacctgcgactctacccgctggtctccttcagccaattgacgttccagccgagccattttatcgagtgggcctggacttgctgggtccctttccaatttccacgaaaggcaacaaatggattgcagtagctacggattataccactcgatttgcaattactcgagcgttgccaaccagctgcgccacagactgTAGCcaacttcctactgtacgacgtcatcctccaacattgtgctccacgtcacctattCACAGaccgcggtcgctgcttcctgtctcgtgtggttgacgatctacttcgatcatgtgctactcatcacaacttcatgacctcatatcaccctcaaactaatggactcaccgaacacttaaaccgtacactgaccgacatgctttccgtgtacgtttccgatgaccaccatgattgggacgttgcgctcccgttcgtcacatttgcatacaactcatcgcgtcatgaaactgccggctactcacccttctatcttctctttggacgccatcccttactaccctttgacaccttgctcccttctgatccggcccccacgtccacgacttcctatgcgcaagatgtcatcacgcgtgcgctcgtcgcgcgcacagtcgcccgcgctcggctcacgtcatcgcagaccgcacaaaaggccatctacgatcttcgacaccgggatactgattttccaccgggctctctcgtccttctctggctcccatctcgtcgcgtcggcctgtgtgaaaagttaatgtcgcggtacgtcggaccctaccgcgggctgcgccaggtgactcctgtcacctatgagatatctcccatggcatccacctcatcgactgtcgcaccgcgaactgacatcgtacatgtttcccgcctcaaactttacaactttgataatccattttgatcacaacaagcaccgggacggtgcttcatcggccggggataatgtcacgagcaatggcaaagacaaagacattgtagtggggctgggtcagaggctctcttgtcggactgaaaacctgctggaacctgtgactctgtgcagtcttgactaggcaagcgctagccgttcacggttaattaaatactccccgtaacaatattgtcacgggaatattcctcaagaggagcgtcgatgaagaagacgtttatcgatctggcgcgctctcgcccatatggttcagcgcttcatcgccttgtaaatatattgtaaatacgttttactgtggcgtctgcctccccgtaacatcttggtggaggtgctgggtataacgcaagacggagctacgcagcggccgccaagtcgccacgcTCGGCATGTCTACtggcggtgaaactgcgtcactGGCAGCCGCCATGCCAGCCGTTttcctggctccaccccgtgaccctgggaccttttctggCACTGATGGCGAGGACGTCAACGAGTTGATTCGCCTCTATGAATGCGTCAGCGCACATTACAGTTGGGACCCGACCTTGATGTTGGCGAACGTTTTATTTTATCTGAAGGGAACTGCGAAGGTCTGGTTtgataacaacgaagaggtcATCACGAGCTGGAGCTTATGTAAGGCTCAACTTcgggagttgtttggccaacctgcaggctgccagcgtgctgaCAAAAAAGAACTTGCCTCGTGTGCGCAGACGTCTACTGAGTCGCACCTGACGTGCATTTaggatgtgctggccctttgccggaaagttgacgccaacatgacagaagccgataaagtcgcgcatgtgctgaaagggatcgcggatgATGCGTTTCAACTGCTCGTGTTTAAAAACTCGTCGACAGTCACTGAGATTCccactgaatgccgacgcttcgaagaagctaaaAGGCGACGTATTGCCCACCACTTCGCCCGCCTCCCGAACACGGCAGTGACAACCTGTGAGGACGTTCGTATGACAACTCAGTCTTCCACGTCGGAGACTATCgcccgaatcgttcgacgcgacATTGAAGCCGCATTGCCTGCGCATTTCATGTGAGGCGTGCCCAGTGAGACCCAACCGACCATTTCACTGATACAATctgttgttcgtcaagaactggcaaacgtgggccttcaaaacATCTGCTCTGTCAACCGTCCTGACCTTTACCCTTCGGCCGGCTTCAACCCTATCTAACGCCATTGTCCTACTCCAAATTATTGTGAAGCTAATGTGTGGAGGGACACCAGGCGATAAGCCAATGTGCTtccgatgtggacgtgttggacacattcGGTACTGCCGAAGTTCTTGGCCCTCGCCTACTCCACCAAGCTTCTCTAGCTTCCACTATCCGCCCCCAAGTCAAACCCAGGTACCATCCCAAGCTGAACTAGAAACATTTGCTGATAACACTAGGAACTCCGCCcagtacagccgctcgccctcaccacgacgccgaccttctcgttcacctccaccacgcggttccccgtccccgtcctacgcccggcgttttccttcggaaaactgacagctgcagctcctggaggtgacgctgctgtAACGACCTGCCCTcgaattcctctgttgacgctccctaccaatcagaacctgatcgacgttgaagtggatggcctatcTGTTAaagctttgattgacaccggcgcccatatctctgttatgagctctcacctccgtcaacagttgaagaaagttatgacccctgcgcCATCACCTGTTgtacgtgtggccgacggtggtacgtaTTCCGTAGCTGGCCtctgtaccgcacgtgtcagtgttgccggccaTCAAACTTCTGTTTTTTTCACCGTCCTCGCCcgctgttccaatgacgtcatcctcggtcttgactttttatTCACCCACTtcgccctcatcgactgttcgcTGGTACCCTCCTCAGACCTGAGAGTAATGGCACGGAGAAATAACTTTGACCAAGTCCTTATACTTACTTTTGTGTTGCATAGAACCCACAAAAAATTATTTTGAATGTGCGCAGAGCCTAACAACAAGTAATTGTTTGTTCCCCTGCAGGGACACTGGGTCTATCCTTAGGCATTGCTAGAAATACGTATGCATTTTTGTGTATTTGGAAAGGGCCTCAAATAATTGTTTCGAGGATGAACTTTAGAGAAAGAAAGATTAAATTGATTTTTATTAGTTCTGGGGACACATTTAGAGCACAACAAAATTACTTTTGGGACGTTCTTAACCCCCCACACCAGTTAGTCAAGCTATCAGCGCAATTCCTTTGCGACAGAACTCACGAATGGAATTCATAGAAGCAGTCTCTTCCAACTTCTATGCAAAGGTACATGTCGCACCGAGCACATCTGTGGCGTGTCTTCATGCTGCAGCCAGCGTTCCGGCACCTCGCTCCATTTGGTAGGTCGTCCTTCATTGGCAAATGCAGTGCGTCTGTTTTGCGGAAATGTTCTGATGGCAGAGCTTTTGGCCTCTTCCTTGGTGGGATGTCTAGGTCGTCTTCATCTTCTTGACGAGTTGCAATCACCTTCTGCCATATCAATGCTTCGGCCACGCAAAGCTTGAAATCAAGGTACTCCAGAATGTTTTTTCTTTGGACACCCTCTGCCTTCTTGTCTGCTCTGTACTGAAGCCAGCTGTTTACGCAAGCAAGATCAGACATGTGAAGAATTGTACGCAGTGTCCACCTGTTCGTGCGGCTCCTTTGAGCATACAGGGAGAGCATTCTGTCAGCTAAGTCAACACCACCCATATTTGCATTGTAGTTTCTGATGATGGATGGGCGCGGGACATCCAGAAACTTCTTGTCTTTCTTGCACCATCTTTTGCACTTATCTTCAGGCTCCACTCCAAAGGCGGCCGACAGCATCACAATGGGCTTTTTGTCGACCCATTTTGTGCAAGCAAGCGTGCTGTCTTGTCGCAGTCGCTGCTCCGAAGTGCCCCGAGATTTCTTCAACAAATCCTTGTCATTTGTGAAATGGGCCTCTTTTGGCATTCTGTTCTTCATCAGAGTGCCGGTGCCAAAAATGCCCTTCTTCATGAGCTCATCCATCAAACCGACCGAAGAAAACCAACGGTCACAGTAAAGCGTGGAGCATGCAGGCACTGTCTCAACCAGCTTCAAGACTGAGTTGCCCGATATGCCAAGGCCAAAGTCTGGAAATGTCTCTTTGCctttgtaaattgcaaaatcATAAATCAACCCGTCCTTTCCTGCGAGAACAAAGTTTTTCAGGCCCACAGGATTTGGTTTGTTAGGGATATACTGCTTCATAGGACAGCGCCCTGAAAATGGGATGACTTGTTCATCCACACAGAAGCAGTTGGGTCTTTCCAAGCCCAAGCAGCCCTTTCGCACCATCTCAACGAAAGGCGCAACCTTCCAAAGTCTCTCGCTCTTCTTGTCGTCATCACTGATGTCATCGTCAAGTTGGCAGCACAGGTTAGATCGCAGTAAGAAGAAACGATCCCGTGGCATGGTGTCGGCTACTGAGCTAACAGCCAGGCCCTTCTTCCAAAAAAATCGTATTCTTGGATAGCCAATCACTCCCATCAGCATGGAACAACCCAGAAACTGTTTGACTTCCTGACCAGTGATTTTAGATATGATTCCACGCTCTCTCAGAATTCTCTGGTTTGTTTTGTCGGCCATTTTTTCGAGCATGTTGTCATCTACGTACTGCTTGTAGTAGTCGGCAGGCGAGAACTCCAATCTAGCTTCCGAAAAAACACACCCCGTCTCGAGAACAGGCACATTGTTTGCTGGTGAAGAATTGGCTGCCTTCCACATAGGACGCCTTTGCGAAATTCCTATGCCGCTGGAGCCGTCGTCGTCACTATCAGAAGATGAACCAGCATACTCCTCAGTGTCGGAATCATACGCGGCATTCACGTCGTCAACGTCGTCTTCATTCTCGGAGTCCGAAATATCGGAAGTTTTCCGGTCGCAAATTGATTGCAATACTTCGTCTGCCTTCTTGGTGGATAAGCCTGAAGTTACAAAGCAACGGGAAGTTAGACTTAAATTCCCACTGGTAAACTTTCATAAAAAAGAATGTGCTAGTCGGCCATCTGACTTCAATATAAACACGCACATGAACCCAATGTCCCTGTGCGAGGACACTAAACTTAGTAAGCTGCGAAGGTCTCAATAAAGTCAATGGTTTTCTCTAAACGGTGTCAATGTGTTTTCCAGGCATAAAACCTTTGCACTCCGTTGCAATTTTTTAAAATGAAAAGCGTTAAGACCAACGATAAAGCGACTTACCTGGTCGTCTCGCATAAAACGTGCTGGCGCTGATTGCCGCCATGttttttccgagcgggaaagagaAATTTCGCCGAGCTCAAGGTAGATGGCGCCACAGACCTTGTCCTCCTAGAGGGACATTGGTTCTCTCCGCTGCAACAGCCGTTGTAGTTTTCGTCGCCTGTGAACCAATGTCCCTGTGGGGGGACAAATGGTCTGAGGAGGGTACGGTACaacttgacctaccaagtgtagTTGATCAACCCGGACCGATCACAAGCCGCCTCTTTTCTGCTCAGCACATCCGTTTGCCGCCACAACTTGTGTTGCTGAGACGCCCTCCCCACCAGTACCTGATGGTgactatgtgctcgctcccatcactgCCGTTATGTGGACGCACAGTGTTGGCATTCCTCGCACTGTGATAACtctacgggacaatcttactcgtcgtcctgtggtgaatttcggactgtgctcacaagtgctcccacaggGAATTTCCCTCGCTTTGTTGACGCCCTCCTACGAGTACGTTATCTTGGCCTTGTCTCCACCTGATGTTTCTCGCTCGTGCACCGCCGATATCCCGTCTGCTTCACGAGATCTGTATCCTACCGACCTGAACAAAATGATCGCTGcagacctttcgccccatcaagctgacgatctccttcgcctgTTCTTCTCTTGTAGGGACGCCTTTGACCTTTGTGACCATCCTCTGGGTaaaacctgcgctgtcaagcaccgcataaacactggcgatgcccatccaatccaccgacgaccatatcgattatctccagctgagcgccacatcCTTCAaaaggaggtcaaccagatgctcgccaaagatataatcgatccttcctgcagcccttgggcttctcctgtggttaGGGTTAAAACAAAAGACGACAGTTGgagattttgcgtggactaccgacatcttaacaagatcaccaaaaaagacgtgtacccactcccacgcatagacgacgccctggattgccttcacggcgccaagtatttttcttcaatcgaccttcggtcagggtactgcCAGATAGCCGTCACTGACATGCACCGTGAGGAGACagcttttgttacccctgacggcctttatcagtttaaagtcatgcccttcggcttatgcaacgccccggccaccttcgaacgcatgatggacactctcttacaaggttttaaatggttcatttgcctgtgttatcttgatgacgtcattgtgttttcactGACATTTGTAACacatctcgaccgactttcctcTATTGTTTCTCTGTTTCGCAAAGCCAGCCtacaacttaattcatctaagtgccacttcggacaTCAGCAATTTCTCATGCTGGGTCATCTCGTCTACTCAagcggtgttcgccccgaccttGACAAAGTTCGAGCCGTGCAGAAtttccccgttccgacttgcacaaaagaagttcgtagctttctggacCTATGCTCCtccttccgtcgttttgtcaagaatgtcgcggaaatcgcacgccctctcacgaATTTACTGAACAAAAGTGTCTCGTTTTATGGGGGTGCTGCAAAGGCTACCGCCTTCTCTatcctcatcacgtcgctcactacaccacctgtgctggctcatttggACTGCACCGCTCTAACAGAACTCCGCACCTATTccagcggccacggtatcggcgctgttttggtccagtatcagaatgggcatgcccgtgttatcgcctatgccagccgcctcCTTTCCCCAGCTGAAAAGAACTACTCCATCACCGAACGGGAGTGTATTGCCCTCGTTTTGGCGGTGGGCAAATTCTACCCCTACTTACATGGCCGGTATTTCACCGTCACTACCGATCaacatgcactttgctggctttcgtcccttaAAGATCCCCCAGGGCCTCTTGATCACTGGGCACCGCGGCTCCAAGAGTACACCTTCCCTGTTTATTATAAAGTCTGACCGATTGCACAGGATcgctgtttgtcccgcaatcccgtggagcCCCCTGAAGCATCCGATGACACGCCTGCCTGTATACTCTCTCTCTCCGCCTTGAGCTACATCGGGGATGAACACCTGCGTGATCCCATCTtacgtgagcttattcagaagctggattccgcagcacCCGATCCGTCTCTTCaactcttcgtgcttaaagacaacacattatatcgctacaacgtccttccggagggacgcgagctgttgctcgtcattcctaagcatctgcgcttgagcgttctttACCCGCTccatgacgccccgaccgctggtccCCTTCGAGTTTCCCGAACCTACgaccgcgttcggcgtcgcttcttctggcccggtctttaccgctccgtttgTCGCTATGTAGCTGattgtgaaccctgccaacgccgaaagaaaccacgaaTGCCTTctcctggcctccttcagccccttgatgTCCCGTCTGACCCTTTTTTCCCAGTTGGCCTTGAACTCCTCGGTTCCATCTCTGCCTCTACTTCTGAAAAcagatggattgccgttgctacggaccacacCACTcgatacgcaattacacgcgccctCCCTACCAGTTGTACTACGGACGTCACTCATTTCCTGCTCCACGATATCATCttgcatcacggagccccttgtcaattcctcaccgaccgtggccgctactttttctccagagttatcgatgacttgATTCcctcctgcgcgacaaaacacaaatttatgACGGCTTACCTTCCGCAAACCCACGGGTTGACCGAACGCTTCCACCGGACgctaactgacatgctttctatgtatgtctcttttaaccatcatgactgggacgttgcattgcCCTTCGTTACGTTTGCctacaattcctcccgtcatgataccGCTGGTTTTTCACACTTTTATCTTCTATTTGGCCGCGACTCAAAGTTACCTTTTGACACGATCATCCCCGTTGCCATCCATTTccccacggagtatgcccgccaTGCCATTTCCAAAGCTGACGAGGCACGCCAAATAACTCgccatcgccttactacatcgcaaggacaccagaagcaccgctatgaATCCCGTCATCGCAACGTTATCTACACTCCAGGTATATCCTTGTGCTTCTATTGACTCCGACTCAGCGTGTTGGACTCTCCGAAAAATTCCTTTctcggtactccggaccctaccgtgtcttaagGCGTGTAGCCGACCTCATTTACGAGATTGGCCCTCTCGCGTCTTCCTCTCCCTCCGTCTCGCCCCCTACAGACGTTGTCcacgtatcccgccttaaaccCTACTGCTCGCCCACACCACAGCAAGCACCCTCACGGTGCTTCAGcggccgggggtcatgtcacgggaCTTTTCCTCAAGAGAAGCTTccatgaagaagacgttttttgATCTGGCGCACTCTCCCCATtatggttcagcgcttcatcgccttgtaaatatattgtaagtACGTTTTATTGTTCCGTCTGCCTCCGCGTAACATTATTGTGTCCATCTTCGATTAAATATTCTGTCTTCTCATACCGCATTTCCCGGGGACATGACTTGCAAGGTCcatctaacttcattgctagttatagaaggagcttctgtaccCTGTTCATCGTGACTTTCAATAAATGTTGCTAGGCTGCTCTGAgtactgtacaggtcaatatagaattaTTCGGCTGCTTTTACTTTACCATGGAAATTACTGATCACattactctgcttatctttcactaGAAAAATCTTgccctgtcctatgccaagtttcttTCACGGTGATTTAATGCTGCAGCCAGTTTTTACTTCTTCCTCAATCTTTCTGACCCTATAACTTCGAATATATTTTTCGAATTTCTAATTCGAAGCAGAATTGTTGCTATGCAATAATAAATTAAGCTACCCTTCTTGCACCCATGACAGAATAGAAAGGGGCAAATAGAGATAAGCAAACATTGAGTTATAGGAGTAGCTTTTCCCTTTGTAATATCGAATACCTCCGTACTACGGCAAGTGCTTGGTAAGCCGTAAAGAA
This genomic stretch from Dermacentor silvarum isolate Dsil-2018 chromosome 2, BIME_Dsil_1.4, whole genome shotgun sequence harbors:
- the LOC119440183 gene encoding piggyBac transposable element-derived protein 4 — its product is MPRDRFFLLRSNLCCQLDDDISDDDKKSERLWKVAPFVEMVRKGCLGLERPNCFCVDEQVIPFSGRCPMKQYIPNKPNPVGLKNFVLAGKDGLIYDFAIYKGKETFPDFGLGISGNSVLKLVETVPACSTLYCDRWFSSVGLMDELMKKGIFGTGTLMKNRMPKEAHFTNDKDLLKKSRGTSEQRLRQDSTLACTKWVDKKPIVMLSAAFGVEPEDKCKRWCKKDKKFLDVPRPSIIRNYNANMGGVDLADRMLSLYAQRSRTNRWTLRTILHMSDLACVNSWLQYRADKKAEGVQRKNILEYLDFKLCVAEALIWQKVIATRQEDEDDLDIPPRKRPKALPSEHFRKTDALHLPMKDDLPNGARCRNAGCSMKTRHRCARCDMYLCIEVGRDCFYEFHS